Genomic DNA from Phaeobacter porticola:
TGGGGCAGGGTAGGCGGTATTCATGTTTAAGCTGTTGATGGGGGTTGGTCTGGTCGCAGGTATCGTAGGCCAGATGGCGATGGCTGATATGTTCAGCACAAAAAGTCAGCGCAAGCTGTTTGCATCGCACGCCCGTGTGCTGGATGAACGCGCCGCTGGTCAGTATAAGAATTCAATCCGCCTACAGCCGCCGACCATTCATACCCCGTCGAAATATGGCAGCCTTCCCTACAGCGGCAAATATCGGGGTGAGTATCTGCATGTGGCGCGCTCCGCAGCGCAGAAACATGGCGTGCCCGAAGACCTGTTCCTGCGGCTGGTGCAACAGGAAAGCGGCTGGAACCCAAGTGCGAAATCCCACAAAGGTGCGTTGGGTCTGGCACAGCTGATGCCGGCCACCGCCAAGGCGCTTGGCGTGGATGCCACTGACCCCAAGCAGAACCTGGAAGGCGGTGCGCGCTATCTGGCGCGACAATACCGCAAGTTCGGGTCCTGGCGTCTGGCGCTGGCAGCCTATAACGCAGGCCCGGAAGCGGTGCGCAAACATGGCGGTGTGCCGCCCTACCGCGAAACCCAGAATTACGTGAAGAAGATCTGGGGC
This window encodes:
- a CDS encoding lytic transglycosylase domain-containing protein; translation: MFKLLMGVGLVAGIVGQMAMADMFSTKSQRKLFASHARVLDERAAGQYKNSIRLQPPTIHTPSKYGSLPYSGKYRGEYLHVARSAAQKHGVPEDLFLRLVQQESGWNPSAKSHKGALGLAQLMPATAKALGVDATDPKQNLEGGARYLARQYRKFGSWRLALAAYNAGPEAVRKHGGVPPYRETQNYVKKIWGS